A genomic stretch from Shewanella woodyi ATCC 51908 includes:
- the glyQ gene encoding glycine--tRNA ligase subunit alpha has protein sequence MTTKHDVKTFQGFIMTLQEYWAQQGCAIVQPLDMEVGAGTFHPQTFLRSLGPEPMSSAYVQPCRRPTDGRYGENPNRLQHYYQYQVVLKPSPSNIQELYLGSLEALGVDMNVHDVRFVEDNWESPTLGAWGLGWEVWLNGMEVSQFTYFQQVGGLECSPVTGEITYGLERLAMYIQEVDSVYDLVWTDGPMGKVMYGDIFHQNEVEQSTYNFEHANVDVLFKMFDDCEVACQRLLTLEKPLPLPAYEQVMKASHAFNLLDARHAISVTERQRYILRVRTMAKGVAESYYQAREALGFPMCK, from the coding sequence ATGACGACGAAACATGACGTAAAGACATTCCAGGGCTTCATTATGACCCTGCAGGAATACTGGGCGCAGCAAGGTTGCGCTATCGTTCAACCTCTGGACATGGAGGTTGGTGCTGGTACATTCCACCCACAAACTTTCCTACGTTCATTAGGTCCTGAGCCAATGAGCAGTGCTTATGTACAGCCATGTCGACGCCCTACTGATGGTCGCTACGGTGAAAACCCAAATCGCCTTCAGCACTATTACCAGTATCAGGTCGTTCTAAAACCTTCACCAAGCAATATTCAAGAGCTCTACCTAGGCTCACTTGAAGCCCTTGGCGTCGATATGAACGTCCATGATGTCCGCTTCGTAGAAGATAACTGGGAGTCACCAACACTGGGCGCTTGGGGCCTAGGATGGGAAGTCTGGTTAAATGGCATGGAAGTGTCACAGTTCACCTATTTTCAACAGGTTGGCGGACTTGAATGTAGCCCAGTAACCGGTGAGATCACTTACGGTCTTGAGCGTCTGGCTATGTATATTCAGGAAGTAGACAGTGTTTACGACCTAGTGTGGACCGATGGCCCTATGGGCAAAGTAATGTATGGTGATATCTTCCACCAAAATGAAGTTGAGCAATCAACCTATAACTTCGAACATGCTAACGTCGATGTACTATTTAAGATGTTTGATGACTGTGAAGTCGCTTGTCAGCGTCTGTTGACCTTAGAGAAGCCACTTCCACTACCAGCCTATGAGCAGGTAATGAAAGCATCCCATGCATTTAACCTGCTAGATGCTCGCCACGCAATCTCAGTAACAGAGCGCCAACGTTATATTCTCCGCGTTCGTACTATGGCCAAAGGCGTAGCAGAATCCTATTATCAAGCCCGTGAAGCCCTTGGCTTCCCAATGTGTAAGTAG
- a CDS encoding choice-of-anchor B family protein, whose product MSTRLQINRVITAIWIIFTSCLVCNSAIAHSEHDKARFVSNQGEDTGLCDKVLRPCKTIAYAVKHANKGDRVLVADGEYHLKDVEDIFLLTSGIVPVMGGYNRFDHYQSQAPQLNKTLLVGVPTEFADELRLKGFRVINDGIGQYGIELDEMLSAHQSLQQSHSSQTCEQGKSGNFSCENIDLVSHMALSAFSSSPAAANDIWGHVDLNTGTEYALIGLRNGTAVVSLADPANPVEVGVIPGTRTSWRDIKVYQWFDSDTLRWKAHAYVVSEEDADQVHIIDLSQLPNSISKVATDRAVTSAHNVYISHVDYTTNTAMDGLSPALHIVGQDNQGGAFKTYGLTDPKKLNTLFSHSGATRANYTHDAASMVVGDSRAQSSCQTALCTVLMDFNENSMSLWNISNHSQSTQLADVTYDNVHYVHSGWWSEDKRYVFVHDELDEQRAGLNTTLRVFNLDNLKSPSLVKVWTGPTKAIDHNGYVRGNRYYMSNYQRGVTILDISDPTDPQHVGYFDTFPASDGNAFNGVWGVYPYLPSGLILASDITSGLYVLRDNTQSATYGSSSFSTKESTLAAGESVTVTVNRPAGTGVVSVGYETLGGSGVINRDFEPLVGRLTWAADDNASKSIVVNTIDSGQNKELLVFVRLFDPQGGLTLVAPSYHTLRVGKNPAKPGVLGFAETTQSLNEGDSATNVSVVRLTGSAGEVKLDYSLVSGSAVVGDDIADTSGQLVWADGDDEAKTITITPIEDNLVEGSETFQVVLKSVAGSELGESELAVTIIDNDRANTAPTVNAGENREVNAGETVTLLATATDAENDPITYLWEQSGGDSVSLSANNLAEISFVAPSQSTSLSFTVTATDSFGASSQASVTIEVKAAVVVPPTEPSGSGGGGAITWFALFMLFLIAGYRRTKFD is encoded by the coding sequence ATGTCGACTAGATTGCAGATAAACCGAGTAATTACAGCTATATGGATTATATTTACTAGTTGTTTAGTTTGTAACTCTGCTATTGCACACTCGGAACATGATAAAGCTCGCTTTGTCAGTAATCAGGGGGAAGATACTGGTCTATGTGACAAAGTATTGCGCCCCTGTAAGACCATAGCTTATGCCGTAAAACACGCAAATAAAGGCGATCGTGTTTTAGTGGCTGATGGTGAGTACCACTTAAAAGATGTTGAAGATATCTTTCTGCTCACCAGTGGAATAGTGCCTGTAATGGGTGGCTATAACCGTTTTGACCACTATCAATCCCAAGCTCCACAACTCAATAAAACTCTGCTTGTCGGCGTTCCGACTGAGTTTGCAGATGAGCTTAGACTGAAAGGGTTTAGAGTGATCAATGATGGTATTGGTCAGTATGGAATTGAATTAGATGAGATGCTCAGCGCTCATCAGTCACTGCAGCAAAGCCATAGTAGTCAAACATGTGAGCAGGGAAAATCCGGTAACTTTAGCTGTGAGAATATCGATCTCGTTTCCCATATGGCTTTGAGTGCTTTTTCATCTTCACCGGCCGCAGCTAATGATATTTGGGGTCATGTTGATCTTAATACGGGTACAGAATACGCCTTGATAGGGTTGAGAAACGGCACCGCGGTAGTGAGTTTGGCCGATCCTGCCAATCCGGTAGAGGTTGGAGTTATCCCTGGTACTAGAACAAGTTGGCGAGATATCAAAGTATATCAATGGTTTGATAGTGACACTCTGCGTTGGAAGGCTCATGCTTATGTCGTATCAGAAGAGGATGCTGATCAGGTTCACATTATTGATTTGAGTCAGCTACCTAACTCTATTTCGAAAGTTGCGACCGATCGTGCCGTCACTTCGGCGCATAACGTCTACATTAGTCATGTCGACTATACGACCAATACAGCAATGGATGGTTTGTCTCCAGCATTACACATTGTGGGTCAAGATAATCAAGGGGGGGCATTTAAAACCTATGGGTTAACTGATCCCAAAAAGCTAAATACGCTATTTTCCCATTCAGGTGCAACGCGAGCTAATTATACCCACGATGCGGCTTCCATGGTGGTTGGTGATTCTCGGGCTCAATCGAGTTGCCAAACTGCTTTGTGTACTGTACTCATGGATTTTAATGAAAACTCCATGAGTCTGTGGAATATCTCTAATCATTCTCAATCTACTCAGCTTGCCGATGTAACTTACGATAACGTTCACTATGTACATTCAGGTTGGTGGAGTGAGGATAAGCGCTATGTTTTTGTTCATGATGAACTGGATGAGCAAAGGGCAGGCTTAAATACCACATTACGGGTATTTAACTTAGATAATCTTAAGTCACCTTCGCTAGTTAAGGTTTGGACGGGACCAACTAAGGCGATTGACCATAACGGTTATGTACGTGGAAACCGTTACTATATGTCTAACTATCAGCGTGGTGTGACAATTCTGGATATCAGTGACCCAACTGATCCACAACATGTGGGTTACTTCGATACTTTTCCTGCATCTGATGGCAATGCATTTAATGGAGTGTGGGGTGTATATCCTTATCTACCTTCTGGTTTGATCTTAGCGAGCGACATAACAAGTGGTCTATATGTGCTCAGAGATAATACTCAGAGTGCAACCTATGGTTCGAGCTCGTTCTCTACAAAAGAATCTACTCTCGCTGCTGGTGAAAGTGTGACTGTCACTGTTAATAGGCCTGCTGGAACGGGAGTTGTTAGCGTGGGGTATGAAACGTTAGGCGGCTCGGGTGTTATCAATCGAGATTTTGAACCGCTAGTTGGACGTTTAACCTGGGCGGCTGACGATAACGCTAGTAAGAGCATTGTGGTTAATACCATAGATAGCGGTCAAAATAAGGAGTTATTGGTTTTTGTTCGTTTGTTTGATCCGCAAGGTGGCTTAACCCTCGTAGCACCTAGCTATCACACATTAAGAGTGGGGAAGAACCCTGCTAAACCTGGGGTATTAGGATTTGCTGAGACAACTCAGAGCTTAAACGAAGGTGATAGCGCGACTAATGTCTCTGTGGTTAGGCTCACGGGAAGTGCTGGTGAGGTTAAGCTTGATTACAGCTTAGTGAGTGGAAGCGCTGTCGTCGGTGACGATATCGCCGATACCAGTGGCCAATTAGTTTGGGCTGACGGAGATGATGAAGCTAAAACAATTACGATTACGCCTATTGAAGATAACTTAGTTGAAGGCTCTGAAACGTTTCAAGTTGTACTTAAAAGTGTTGCAGGGAGTGAGCTCGGTGAATCTGAGTTAGCGGTGACCATAATTGATAACGATAGAGCCAATACGGCTCCAACGGTCAATGCGGGTGAAAACCGTGAGGTGAATGCTGGCGAAACAGTGACACTGTTAGCGACAGCAACTGATGCTGAAAATGACCCTATTACTTACTTATGGGAGCAGTCTGGAGGTGATAGCGTTTCACTGTCGGCAAATAACCTTGCTGAGATTTCGTTTGTCGCTCCAAGCCAGAGTACGTCACTAAGCTTTACTGTAACTGCTACGGACTCTTTTGGTGCGAGTTCGCAGGCTAGTGTGACTATTGAGGTTAAAGCTGCTGTCGTTGTCCCACCAACAGAGCCAAGTGGCTCGGGCGGTGGAGGCGCGATAACCTGGTTTGCACTATTTATGTTGTTCTTAATTGCAGGTTACCGAAGGACAAAATTCGATTAA
- a CDS encoding 5-oxoprolinase subunit C family protein gives MINKLQKEVSLSSEDIEVLTPGLFSTVQGIGITGYRHLGIPIGGALDSHALLLGNRLLGNPDDTQGVELTSGKVELKFNRDSWFVVTGAQYQIFIGERNIWNGWRNRIKAGETLTLKGPSSKMRAYLTIDGGIIQHSPLNKQGSTSQMLVRGDRLQLGKPLPIAKPIGAVQRGYSDEIRALPGPEMSLFTAASRKAFWHNRWQLTNASNRMGARLNGEALSLSTANELNSHAVMPGVVQVPPSGQPIILLADAQTTGGYPKIATVIEADLWKLAQTRPGQTIRFVHVSPSQADDANYEWQQYFYRLQRAIDGS, from the coding sequence ATGATAAACAAACTCCAGAAAGAGGTGTCGCTCTCAAGTGAGGATATTGAAGTACTCACCCCAGGGCTATTTAGCACAGTCCAAGGCATAGGTATAACAGGATATCGGCATCTAGGGATCCCCATTGGCGGTGCGCTGGATAGTCACGCACTGCTCCTAGGAAACCGACTATTAGGCAATCCAGATGATACTCAAGGAGTTGAACTGACCAGCGGAAAAGTGGAGCTTAAGTTTAACCGTGACAGCTGGTTTGTCGTCACCGGCGCTCAATATCAAATATTTATAGGTGAACGAAATATCTGGAATGGTTGGCGTAATAGAATCAAAGCTGGCGAAACCTTAACTCTCAAAGGTCCAAGTTCCAAAATGCGCGCTTACTTGACGATAGATGGCGGAATTATTCAGCACTCACCTCTTAACAAGCAAGGCTCTACCTCCCAAATGCTTGTGCGAGGAGACAGACTACAGCTCGGTAAGCCTCTTCCTATCGCCAAGCCTATCGGTGCAGTGCAAAGAGGTTACAGTGATGAGATCCGCGCTTTACCTGGGCCAGAGATGTCACTTTTTACAGCCGCATCCCGCAAAGCCTTCTGGCACAACAGATGGCAACTAACGAATGCCAGCAACCGCATGGGAGCTCGGCTTAATGGCGAAGCGCTATCTCTAAGTACAGCCAATGAGCTTAACTCTCATGCGGTGATGCCAGGCGTAGTTCAAGTACCGCCATCGGGTCAGCCCATCATTCTGCTTGCCGATGCACAAACTACAGGTGGATACCCTAAAATTGCTACTGTGATAGAGGCTGACTTATGGAAGCTGGCTCAAACTCGACCTGGACAAACCATTCGATTCGTTCATGTCAGCCCAAGCCAAGCCGATGATGCAAACTACGAGTGGCAGCAATACTTTTATCGCCTCCAAAGAGCCATCGATGGCTCGTAG
- the pxpB gene encoding 5-oxoprolinase subunit PxpB: MSNTSPKVYRLGERAIVLDCSELFPALSKLTIQSRIWELAQKCREDNTFTDLVPGMNNLTLFIKDANQLTDWIARLPELWRDTTGIELDNPSIEIPVVYGGKYGPDLDEVARVHQLDTNEVIRMHTAPEYTVLFLGFQPGFPYLDGLNNHLFTPRLNTPRLSIPAGSVGIGGEQTGIYPQEAPGGWQLIGRTNLPLFTPDTPKNPTLLAPGYRVRFTQVSSLEFTQ, encoded by the coding sequence ATGAGCAATACCAGCCCTAAGGTATATCGCTTAGGGGAGAGGGCAATCGTACTCGACTGCAGCGAACTTTTCCCAGCACTCTCAAAGCTAACCATTCAGAGCAGGATCTGGGAATTGGCTCAAAAGTGCAGAGAGGACAACACTTTTACCGATCTTGTCCCTGGGATGAATAACCTGACCCTATTTATTAAAGATGCCAATCAACTGACAGACTGGATTGCGAGGCTGCCAGAGCTTTGGAGAGATACCACAGGCATAGAGCTTGATAACCCAAGCATAGAGATCCCTGTCGTTTACGGTGGAAAATATGGGCCAGATCTCGACGAAGTTGCCAGAGTCCACCAGCTGGACACGAATGAGGTGATCCGCATGCACACAGCCCCTGAATACACTGTGCTATTTCTTGGTTTCCAGCCGGGATTTCCCTACTTAGATGGCCTTAACAATCACTTATTCACCCCAAGACTTAACACACCAAGATTATCCATACCGGCAGGCTCTGTAGGTATTGGTGGCGAGCAAACGGGTATTTACCCCCAAGAGGCACCGGGTGGCTGGCAGCTCATCGGCCGCACCAACCTTCCCCTGTTCACACCTGACACCCCAAAGAATCCAACCCTTCTTGCTCCCGGATACAGGGTACGGTTTACACAAGTCAGCAGTTTAGAGTTTACCCAATGA
- a CDS encoding DNA-3-methyladenine glycosylase I, whose amino-acid sequence MEKQRCSWVGADDLYQAYHDEVWGRPVFDSQELFAKLCLDGQQAGLSWITILKKQHNYEAAFANFDPAIIAKFDDDKVEELLLNKGIVRNRLKVNSIIKNARAYMTHFSDTQGDDFSRFIWSFVGGKPIVNKFNSMSEVPAQTPESEAMSKALKKLGFNFVGPTICYAFMQAVGLVNDHTTDCFYYDLSEKRKS is encoded by the coding sequence ATGGAAAAGCAACGTTGTAGCTGGGTTGGGGCTGATGATCTATATCAAGCCTATCATGATGAGGTGTGGGGAAGGCCTGTTTTTGATAGCCAAGAGCTGTTTGCTAAGCTCTGTCTCGACGGTCAACAGGCAGGTTTATCTTGGATCACTATCCTTAAAAAGCAGCATAATTATGAAGCCGCTTTCGCTAATTTTGATCCTGCCATCATCGCTAAGTTTGATGATGACAAAGTTGAGGAGTTACTGCTTAATAAAGGGATTGTGCGTAACCGATTAAAGGTTAACTCGATCATCAAAAATGCTCGTGCTTATATGACTCATTTTTCTGACACCCAGGGTGATGATTTCTCTAGGTTTATTTGGAGTTTTGTCGGGGGGAAGCCCATAGTTAACAAGTTTAACTCTATGTCAGAAGTGCCTGCTCAAACCCCTGAGTCAGAAGCTATGTCTAAAGCTCTGAAAAAACTAGGTTTTAATTTTGTTGGACCAACTATCTGTTATGCCTTTATGCAAGCTGTGGGCCTGGTGAACGATCATACAACAGATTGTTTTTATTATGATTTAAGCGAAAAGAGGAAAAGCTAA
- the glyS gene encoding glycine--tRNA ligase subunit beta, whose protein sequence is MNYENLLIEVGTEELPPKALRKLAESFVSNFTDELEKAELSFESAQWHAAPRRLAFTVNQLVLAQADKVVEKRGPAIAQAFDADGNPTKAAMGWARGNGISVEQAERLKTDKGEWLLHQAKVVGVETKSLINDMAQRALDKLPIPKPMRWGTSKTQFIRPVHTVTMLLGSELVEGELLGVKSARVIRGHRFMGKKSFELDHADNYLSALKEQGMVLADYEARKAIIKTDAEAAAAKIGGVADLEDDLLEEVTSLVEWPVVLTANFEEKFLDVPAEALVYTMKGDQKYFPVFDKAGQLLPHFIFVTNIESKDPQVIISGNEKVVRPRLADAEFFFETDKKQTLESRLASLETVVFQKQLGTIKQRVERISQLAGYIAASIDADSDEASRAGLLSKSDLMTNMVMEFTDLQGTMGMHYARLNGETEAVAVALAEQYKPKFSGDTVPTAPISVCVALAEKLDTLVGIFGIGQAPKGAADPFALRRAAIGVLRICLENNLPLDLVDLIAKAQELHGDNLTNDKAAEQVLEFFMGRFRAWYQDQGVSVDVILAVLARRPTAPADFDSRIKAVAHFRSLEQASALAAANKRVSNILAKVEGELATDISSELLVENAEKALAEKLNELQPQLAPLFAAANYQQALSLLADLRESVDTFFEDVMVMADDEALKNNRLALLSSLREQFLHAADISLLQ, encoded by the coding sequence ATGAATTATGAAAACTTACTCATTGAAGTTGGTACCGAAGAGCTGCCTCCAAAAGCCCTGCGCAAACTGGCAGAATCTTTTGTTAGCAACTTTACCGATGAGCTTGAAAAAGCAGAACTAAGCTTCGAATCGGCCCAGTGGCACGCAGCCCCTCGCCGCCTAGCTTTTACTGTAAACCAATTAGTTCTAGCGCAAGCTGACAAGGTCGTTGAGAAGCGTGGGCCTGCGATTGCCCAAGCATTTGATGCCGATGGCAACCCAACTAAAGCCGCCATGGGCTGGGCTCGTGGTAACGGTATTAGCGTTGAACAAGCTGAGCGCCTAAAAACAGATAAAGGTGAATGGCTACTTCATCAAGCTAAAGTTGTTGGTGTAGAAACCAAAAGCCTTATCAATGACATGGCACAACGCGCCCTCGATAAATTGCCAATTCCTAAGCCTATGCGTTGGGGAACAAGCAAGACTCAATTTATCCGTCCTGTACACACAGTCACTATGTTACTAGGTAGTGAGCTCGTTGAAGGTGAGCTCCTTGGCGTTAAATCGGCTCGTGTTATTCGTGGTCACCGATTCATGGGTAAAAAGAGTTTTGAGTTAGATCATGCTGATAACTACCTGTCTGCACTCAAAGAGCAAGGCATGGTTCTTGCCGATTATGAAGCGCGTAAAGCGATCATAAAAACAGATGCAGAGGCTGCAGCCGCTAAGATTGGTGGTGTTGCAGATCTTGAAGATGATCTACTTGAGGAGGTTACCTCCCTAGTTGAGTGGCCGGTTGTGCTAACGGCAAACTTCGAAGAGAAGTTCCTCGATGTACCAGCAGAAGCCCTGGTTTACACCATGAAAGGCGATCAGAAGTACTTCCCAGTCTTCGATAAAGCTGGCCAATTACTACCTCACTTCATCTTCGTGACTAATATCGAATCGAAAGATCCTCAAGTGATCATATCTGGTAATGAGAAAGTGGTTCGTCCACGTCTTGCCGATGCAGAGTTCTTCTTCGAAACCGACAAGAAACAAACTCTTGAGTCTCGCCTTGCTAGCCTAGAAACGGTAGTTTTCCAAAAACAACTTGGCACAATCAAGCAGCGTGTTGAGCGTATCTCACAACTTGCGGGCTATATTGCGGCCTCAATAGATGCAGATAGCGATGAAGCCTCACGTGCAGGTCTACTCTCTAAGTCAGATCTGATGACGAACATGGTAATGGAGTTCACCGATCTTCAAGGCACTATGGGCATGCACTATGCGCGCCTTAACGGTGAAACTGAAGCCGTCGCTGTTGCCCTTGCTGAGCAGTATAAGCCTAAGTTCTCTGGCGATACTGTACCAACAGCGCCTATCTCAGTCTGTGTTGCACTGGCTGAAAAGCTAGATACCTTAGTCGGTATTTTCGGTATCGGACAAGCACCAAAAGGTGCAGCAGATCCATTTGCACTACGCCGTGCAGCAATTGGTGTATTGCGTATCTGTTTAGAGAATAATCTGCCACTAGATCTTGTTGATTTAATAGCTAAAGCACAAGAGCTACACGGTGATAATCTCACGAATGATAAAGCCGCAGAGCAGGTACTTGAGTTCTTTATGGGACGTTTCCGCGCTTGGTACCAAGATCAAGGTGTTAGCGTAGATGTGATTTTAGCAGTACTAGCTCGCCGTCCTACAGCCCCTGCTGATTTCGATAGCCGTATTAAAGCCGTTGCTCACTTCAGAAGCCTTGAACAGGCGTCTGCACTTGCAGCAGCGAATAAGCGTGTATCAAATATTCTGGCAAAAGTTGAAGGTGAACTAGCCACTGATATCAGCAGTGAGCTATTGGTGGAAAACGCTGAAAAGGCACTAGCTGAAAAGCTAAATGAGCTTCAACCTCAACTAGCACCTCTGTTTGCTGCAGCTAACTACCAGCAAGCGCTATCTTTGCTAGCCGATCTACGTGAAAGCGTCGATACCTTCTTCGAAGATGTGATGGTGATGGCAGATGATGAAGCCCTAAAGAACAATCGCTTAGCCTTGTTATCAAGCCTGCGCGAACAGTTCCTTCACGCTGCAGATATCTCACTGCTTCAGTAA
- the pxpA gene encoding 5-oxoprolinase subunit PxpA, whose translation MVRVNVKSYPIDLNADLGEGGLHDEALLQIVTSANIACGGHTGDQQTMTVAVKAAVENNVKIGAHPSYPDPINFGRAPMDISNQALRESISEQIRALKSVCERLNAEMFHVKPHGAFYNKVAKDEAMGLILIEVIKQVDPSLKLMILAGSPLVKQAELAGLTVIQEAFADRAYLNDGSLAPRDREGAVIHDRQTALTQVKQFIAQQPITSLDGQPLTVKADTLCLHGDNEHALEFARSIYQIIQTQ comes from the coding sequence ATGGTGAGAGTAAACGTGAAGAGCTACCCTATCGACCTCAACGCCGATCTGGGTGAAGGAGGTCTCCATGATGAAGCCCTACTCCAAATAGTCACTTCCGCCAATATCGCTTGTGGTGGTCACACTGGCGATCAGCAAACCATGACTGTTGCCGTTAAAGCTGCAGTCGAAAATAACGTCAAGATTGGCGCCCACCCCAGTTATCCGGATCCCATTAATTTCGGACGCGCTCCCATGGATATCTCAAATCAGGCATTGCGTGAGTCTATATCAGAGCAGATCAGGGCATTAAAGAGTGTCTGTGAGCGACTGAACGCCGAAATGTTCCACGTGAAACCTCATGGTGCCTTTTACAATAAAGTCGCTAAGGATGAGGCTATGGGGCTTATTTTAATAGAGGTGATTAAACAGGTAGATCCTAGCCTTAAGTTGATGATCTTGGCGGGAAGTCCTTTAGTCAAGCAAGCTGAACTTGCAGGACTCACTGTGATTCAGGAGGCATTTGCCGATCGCGCCTATCTAAATGATGGCTCACTAGCCCCCCGTGACCGGGAAGGGGCTGTCATACACGATAGGCAGACCGCATTAACCCAAGTGAAACAGTTTATCGCTCAGCAACCAATCACCAGCTTAGATGGTCAACCTTTGACAGTTAAAGCCGATACCCTCTGTCTCCACGGTGATAATGAACACGCGCTAGAGTTTGCCAGATCCATTTACCAGATCATTCAAACCCAATAA
- a CDS encoding HDOD domain-containing protein yields the protein MVKRIIKKIFNVRDKTQVEMPKALSTDLGFQTLSSTPKKEPLKSKAPSSEPLKLERRVDVSALFYGMLFPSQSGAETGIANNLEKSVISEVENALTSPADIAEKVLKLPSQLAVLDQKLKDDSVDIETLLEVFKTKPVLSIEVLKLCNSPAFKRSDKEVTNLQQAFVQLGREQIRRLVTTSLMGEIVEIKPIYYRRFGLQIWRHSQQVSYLSAEFGKCDPDTAFMLGLLHDVGKIAIFKMLLDAFQLAEPGEQPSSSLFKQVMTTKSLSLSALLAKHWQLPAIFETSLSQLASSHSKPSDELALAVWRANLISECSMLLQANQLDEDDLSRLLMDAGLTREQFDTYHERLKMF from the coding sequence TTGGTTAAGAGAATCATTAAAAAAATCTTTAATGTAAGAGACAAAACTCAGGTAGAGATGCCTAAGGCGCTCTCTACTGATCTCGGTTTTCAAACGCTTTCCTCTACACCGAAAAAAGAGCCGCTTAAGAGTAAAGCTCCCTCTTCTGAGCCATTAAAACTAGAGAGACGGGTTGATGTTTCTGCCCTGTTTTATGGCATGTTGTTTCCCTCTCAAAGTGGGGCCGAGACAGGTATTGCTAATAATCTTGAGAAGAGTGTTATCTCAGAGGTTGAGAATGCGCTTACCAGTCCTGCTGACATTGCAGAGAAAGTATTGAAGCTTCCCAGTCAATTGGCCGTTTTAGACCAAAAGCTTAAAGACGACAGTGTTGATATTGAGACTCTGTTGGAGGTGTTTAAGACTAAGCCTGTATTGAGCATTGAAGTACTTAAGCTATGTAACTCTCCTGCTTTTAAACGCTCAGATAAAGAGGTGACTAACCTGCAACAAGCTTTTGTTCAGCTAGGCCGGGAGCAGATTAGGCGCCTGGTTACGACATCTCTTATGGGAGAGATCGTCGAGATTAAGCCGATCTATTATCGCCGTTTTGGTCTACAGATATGGCGCCACTCTCAGCAGGTCTCCTATCTATCGGCAGAGTTTGGCAAGTGCGACCCTGACACGGCATTTATGCTGGGTCTGCTCCATGATGTGGGGAAAATTGCGATCTTTAAGATGCTATTAGATGCATTTCAATTGGCTGAACCCGGTGAGCAGCCTAGCTCTTCACTGTTTAAACAGGTGATGACCACAAAGTCGCTCAGCTTAAGTGCTTTGTTGGCAAAGCATTGGCAGCTTCCTGCTATCTTTGAAACGTCATTGAGTCAGCTTGCCAGTAGCCACTCTAAGCCATCAGATGAGCTTGCACTGGCTGTTTGGCGAGCAAACTTAATTAGCGAATGCTCAATGCTACTTCAGGCTAATCAGCTGGATGAGGATGATCTAAGCAGGTTGCTGATGGATGCAGGTTTGACCCGTGAGCAGTTCGATACCTACCATGAGAGGTTGAAAATGTTCTAA